One Erythrobacter sp. SDW2 genomic region harbors:
- the mltG gene encoding endolytic transglycosylase MltG, whose protein sequence is MRAFGWLLAAAALMVLGAGGWFAAGWYGESSLEQDTSFIVPQGSSLTAVAQKLEEEGIIGSAEAFLLRAKILGGGDAIQAGEFALPAGASPASILSMFQNGETINRFITIPEGMPSILVYERLMAEDLLTGEIPVPEEGSILPDTYSFERGENRTAVLARMQAAMRNYLAEAWPKRKPGIAVDNIRDAVILASIVEKETGKPSERRMVAGLYSNRVKTGMLLQADPTVIYPITKGKPLGRRIRQSELRAINDYNTYSMLGLPKGPITNPGRESIAAVLDPDSTSALYMVADGTGGHKFADTLEEHNANVAEWYELRRQRGEM, encoded by the coding sequence ATGCGCGCGTTTGGCTGGCTGCTGGCCGCCGCTGCCCTGATGGTGCTCGGCGCGGGAGGCTGGTTCGCCGCCGGCTGGTATGGCGAGAGCTCGCTCGAGCAGGATACCAGCTTTATCGTCCCGCAGGGCTCCAGCCTGACGGCAGTGGCACAGAAGCTGGAAGAGGAAGGGATTATCGGTTCTGCCGAGGCGTTCCTGCTGCGGGCCAAGATCCTCGGCGGGGGCGATGCCATCCAGGCCGGTGAGTTCGCGCTGCCTGCCGGTGCCAGCCCGGCATCGATCCTGTCGATGTTCCAGAATGGCGAGACCATCAATCGTTTCATTACCATTCCCGAAGGGATGCCTTCGATACTGGTCTATGAAAGGCTGATGGCGGAAGACCTGCTGACCGGTGAGATTCCGGTGCCGGAAGAGGGCTCGATCCTGCCCGATACCTATTCCTTCGAGCGCGGCGAGAACCGCACCGCCGTGCTGGCGCGGATGCAGGCGGCGATGCGCAATTATCTCGCCGAGGCCTGGCCCAAGCGCAAACCGGGCATCGCTGTCGACAATATCCGGGACGCGGTGATCCTCGCCTCGATTGTCGAGAAGGAGACCGGCAAGCCGTCCGAACGCCGCATGGTCGCTGGCCTCTATTCCAACCGGGTGAAGACGGGAATGCTGCTGCAAGCCGACCCGACCGTCATCTACCCGATCACCAAGGGCAAGCCGCTTGGCCGCCGTATCCGCCAGTCGGAACTGCGCGCGATCAACGACTACAACACCTATTCGATGCTCGGCCTGCCCAAGGGCCCGATCACCAATCCGGGGCGCGAGTCCATTGCCGCCGTGCTCGATCCGGACAGCACCAGCGCGCTCTATATGGTCGCGGACGGCACTGGCGGGCACAAGTTCGCTGACACGCTGGAAGAGCACAACGCCAATGTCGCCGAATGGTACGAGCTGCGCCGCCAGCGGGGCGAGATGTAA
- the fabF gene encoding beta-ketoacyl-ACP synthase II, which yields MRRVVVTGIGLVTPLGGDVETTWKNLLAGESGAGQITRFDASDQKCTIACEVKGKDHPWGFDPDKRVDHKIQRQVDPFIVYGIDAAGQALEDAGLTDMSEAEKRRTGASIGSGIGGLPGIESESIVLHERGPGRVSPHFVHGRLINLITGQVTIKYGFMGPNHAVVTACSTGAHSIGDAARMIAMDDADVMLAGGAESTVNPLGIAGFAQARALNMSMNDRPTEASRPYDKDRDGFVMGEGAGVVVLEEYERAKARGAKIYGEVTGYGLSGDAYHVTAPHPDGLGAQLAMEMALRKAGLKPADIDYVNAHGTSTMADTIELAAVKRVLGNDLGGASMSSTKSAIGHLLGGAGAVEAIFCLLAMRDQIVPPTLNLHNPDVGTEGVDLVPLKAKSREVRAVLNNSFGFGGTNASLVMQKVD from the coding sequence ATGCGCCGCGTAGTTGTCACCGGTATCGGTCTCGTCACCCCGCTCGGCGGTGATGTCGAGACGACGTGGAAGAACCTGCTCGCCGGGGAAAGCGGTGCGGGCCAGATCACCCGCTTCGATGCTTCCGACCAGAAGTGCACCATCGCTTGCGAAGTGAAGGGCAAGGACCACCCGTGGGGCTTCGATCCCGACAAGCGCGTCGATCACAAGATCCAGCGCCAGGTCGATCCCTTCATCGTCTATGGTATCGACGCCGCCGGCCAGGCGCTCGAAGACGCCGGTCTGACCGACATGTCCGAGGCCGAGAAGCGCCGCACCGGTGCCTCGATCGGGTCGGGCATCGGCGGGCTGCCCGGTATCGAGAGCGAGTCGATTGTTCTGCACGAGCGCGGCCCGGGCCGTGTCTCGCCGCACTTCGTCCACGGCCGCCTGATCAACCTGATCACCGGCCAGGTCACCATCAAATACGGCTTCATGGGCCCCAATCACGCCGTGGTGACCGCCTGCTCCACCGGCGCGCACTCGATCGGTGACGCCGCGCGCATGATCGCCATGGATGATGCCGATGTGATGCTGGCGGGCGGGGCGGAAAGCACCGTCAATCCGCTCGGCATCGCCGGTTTCGCGCAGGCGCGGGCGCTCAACATGAGCATGAACGACCGGCCGACCGAAGCCAGCCGCCCCTATGACAAGGACCGCGATGGCTTCGTCATGGGCGAGGGCGCGGGCGTGGTGGTGCTGGAGGAATACGAGCGGGCCAAGGCGCGCGGAGCGAAGATCTATGGCGAAGTGACCGGCTATGGCCTGTCGGGCGATGCCTATCACGTCACTGCGCCGCATCCCGACGGGCTGGGCGCGCAGCTGGCCATGGAAATGGCGCTGCGCAAGGCGGGGCTGAAGCCGGCCGACATCGACTACGTCAACGCCCATGGCACCTCGACCATGGCCGACACCATCGAACTCGCCGCAGTGAAGCGCGTGCTGGGCAATGACCTGGGCGGAGCGTCGATGAGCAGCACCAAGTCCGCCATCGGCCACTTGCTGGGCGGTGCAGGCGCGGTCGAGGCGATCTTCTGCCTGCTCGCCATGCGCGACCAGATCGTGCCACCGACGCTCAACCTGCACAATCCCGACGTAGGCACCGAAGGTGTCGACCTTGTCCCGCTCAAGGCCAAGAGCCGTGAAGTCCGTGCCGTGCTCAACAACAGCTTCGGCTTCGGCGGGACCAATGCCTCGCTGGTGATGCAGAAGGTCGACTGA
- a CDS encoding acyl carrier protein: protein MSDTAERVQKIVVEHLGVEADKVTQEASFIDDLGADSLDIVELVMAFEEEFGVEIPDDAAEKISTVGDATKYIEEHKG from the coding sequence ATGAGCGATACCGCTGAACGCGTGCAGAAGATCGTCGTCGAGCATCTTGGCGTCGAGGCCGACAAGGTCACCCAGGAAGCCAGCTTCATCGACGATCTGGGCGCAGACAGCCTCGACATCGTCGAACTGGTGATGGCTTTCGAAGAAGAATTCGGCGTCGAAATCCCCGACGATGCGGCCGAGAAGATCTCGACCGTCGGCGATGCGACCAAATACATTGAAGAGCACAAGGGCTAA
- a CDS encoding PA2169 family four-helix-bundle protein, giving the protein MASTTFKSLTDTVFDSLEGYRKAAEKADNPHLKQALMSRLERRSQTLEAMNAELQRQGDTLVTEGTVSGELHRMWLTITDMFERGDEAAAERVEGGETYLKSKFDAALEGDSLSAEERVVTRRCYDEVCEGVRFGTAIEAQFD; this is encoded by the coding sequence ATGGCCAGTACCACGTTCAAATCCCTCACCGACACCGTTTTCGACTCCCTCGAAGGCTATCGCAAGGCCGCCGAAAAGGCCGATAACCCGCATCTCAAGCAGGCGCTGATGAGCCGCCTCGAACGGCGCAGCCAGACGCTCGAGGCGATGAATGCCGAATTGCAGCGACAAGGCGACACGCTGGTAACCGAGGGAACCGTGTCGGGCGAACTGCACCGCATGTGGTTGACCATCACCGACATGTTCGAACGCGGCGACGAAGCGGCGGCCGAGCGGGTCGAAGGCGGCGAGACCTATCTGAAGAGCAAGTTCGACGCGGCGCTCGAAGGCGACAGCCTCTCGGCGGAAGAGCGCGTCGTGACCCGGCGATGCTATGACGAAGTATGCGAAGGCGTGCGGTTCGGCACGGCCATCGAGGCCCAGTTCGACTAG
- the aspS gene encoding aspartate--tRNA ligase, with amino-acid sequence MHAYRTHNCAALTTAEVGETVRLSGWIHRKRDHGGVLFIDLRDHYGLTQIVADSDSPALPVLEKLRAESVVTIDGVVKARAEGTVNANLPTGAIEVFAKAVTVQSAAEELPLPVADEQPYPEDIRLTYRFLDLRRETLHRNIMTRVAVVADLRRRMAEVGFNEFSTPILTASSPEGARDFLVPSRIHSGKFYALPQAPQIYKQLLMVSGFDRYFQIAPCFRDEDPRADRLPGEFYQLDLEMSFVTQEEVWDTMEPVIAGTFEAFAEGKHVTPAGSFPRIPYAEAMLKYGTDKPDLRNPLVITDVSQHFKTSGFGLFEKIVGGGGVVRAIPAPGTHEKSRKFFDDMNDWARKEGFAGLGYVTRKGGEFGGPIAKNHGTEGMEALYAELGLGENDGLFFAAGKEADAGKLAGAARIRVGEQLDLIDQDRFEFAWIVDFPFYEWNEDEKKVDFSHNPFSMPQGGMEALEGQDPLTIKAYQYDLVCNGYELASGSIRNHKPETMVKAFEIVGLSKDDVIERFGGMYRAFQYGAPPHGGMAAGVDRIVMLLCGAQNLREITLFPMNQKAEDLLMGAPSLPEPKQLRELHLRVVEPPKKAEA; translated from the coding sequence ATGCACGCCTATCGTACCCACAACTGCGCAGCGCTGACGACGGCAGAAGTCGGCGAAACGGTCCGCCTTTCGGGCTGGATCCACCGCAAGCGCGATCACGGCGGGGTGCTCTTCATCGACCTGCGCGACCATTACGGCCTGACACAGATCGTGGCCGACAGCGACTCGCCGGCATTGCCGGTGCTGGAGAAGCTGCGCGCGGAAAGCGTCGTCACCATCGACGGCGTGGTCAAGGCGCGGGCCGAGGGCACGGTCAACGCGAACCTGCCGACCGGCGCGATCGAGGTCTTCGCCAAGGCCGTCACCGTCCAGAGCGCGGCGGAGGAATTGCCGTTGCCGGTCGCCGACGAGCAGCCCTATCCCGAGGACATTCGCCTCACCTACCGCTTCCTCGACCTGCGGCGCGAAACGCTGCACCGCAACATCATGACCCGCGTCGCGGTGGTGGCGGACCTGCGTCGCCGCATGGCCGAGGTCGGCTTCAACGAGTTCTCGACCCCGATCCTGACGGCGTCTTCGCCAGAGGGCGCGCGCGACTTCCTCGTGCCCAGCCGCATCCATTCGGGCAAGTTCTACGCGCTGCCGCAGGCGCCGCAGATCTACAAGCAGCTGCTGATGGTGAGCGGCTTCGACCGCTATTTCCAGATCGCCCCCTGCTTCCGCGACGAGGACCCGCGCGCCGACCGGCTGCCGGGCGAGTTCTACCAGCTCGACCTTGAAATGAGCTTCGTCACGCAGGAGGAAGTGTGGGACACGATGGAGCCGGTCATCGCCGGGACCTTCGAAGCCTTTGCCGAGGGCAAGCATGTGACGCCCGCAGGCAGCTTCCCGCGCATCCCCTATGCCGAAGCGATGCTGAAGTACGGCACCGACAAGCCCGACCTGCGCAACCCGCTGGTGATCACCGACGTGTCGCAGCACTTCAAGACCTCGGGCTTCGGCCTGTTCGAGAAGATCGTCGGCGGCGGCGGGGTGGTGCGCGCGATCCCGGCACCCGGTACGCATGAGAAGAGCCGCAAGTTCTTCGACGACATGAACGACTGGGCACGCAAGGAAGGCTTCGCCGGCCTCGGCTACGTCACCCGGAAGGGTGGCGAGTTCGGCGGTCCCATCGCCAAGAACCACGGCACCGAAGGCATGGAAGCGCTCTATGCCGAACTGGGGCTGGGCGAGAACGATGGCCTGTTCTTCGCTGCCGGCAAGGAAGCCGACGCGGGGAAGCTCGCGGGCGCCGCTCGCATCCGCGTAGGTGAGCAGCTGGACCTCATCGACCAGGACCGCTTCGAATTCGCCTGGATCGTCGATTTCCCGTTCTACGAATGGAACGAGGACGAGAAGAAGGTCGATTTCAGCCACAACCCCTTCTCCATGCCGCAGGGCGGGATGGAAGCGCTGGAAGGGCAGGATCCGCTGACGATCAAGGCGTATCAGTACGACCTCGTCTGCAACGGCTACGAACTCGCCTCGGGCTCGATCCGCAACCACAAGCCCGAAACGATGGTCAAGGCGTTCGAGATCGTCGGCCTCAGCAAGGACGACGTGATCGAACGCTTCGGCGGGATGTACCGCGCCTTCCAGTACGGCGCGCCGCCGCACGGCGGGATGGCCGCAGGCGTCGATCGCATCGTAATGCTGCTGTGCGGCGCGCAGAACCTGCGCGAAATCACATTGTTCCCGATGAACCAGAAGGCCGAAGACCTGTTGATGGGCGCGCCCAGCCTGCCGGAACCGAAGCAGCTGCGCGAGCTGCACCTGCGCGTGGTCGAACCGCCTAAGAAGGCCGAAGCCTGA
- the rnd gene encoding ribonuclease D, whose translation MKIHELITDTETLRQLCERLAKSDFVCVDTEFMRENTYWPELCLIQIGNQEEAAAVDPLAPGIDLAPLWELMCNNEDVLKVFHAGGQDVEIVYNFTGKTPHPIFDTQIAMMAISQSEQIGYANLVETWLGLTIDKGARFTDWSRRPLTDRQIEYAIGDVTHLADIFPRILKKLVKTGRGAWLDAEMEKLADPENYANNADVAWRRIRSPGRNPAVLGRLKSLAAWREAEAQHKNIPRGRIVRDETLADIASHPPKKQADLAKVRGLSQAWRDNDIGKRLMKAIEKAEPLPKEEMPEKTGHGAPLGKEGALVADLLKLLLKIRAREIDIAARLLTRADEMEALAAGVRDLPILQGWRYEIFGKDALELVEGKLAFAVKNGKLTMTHVDDMAGVLGEAAE comes from the coding sequence ATGAAGATACACGAACTGATTACCGATACCGAAACGCTCCGCCAGCTTTGCGAGCGGCTCGCCAAATCCGACTTCGTCTGCGTCGATACGGAGTTCATGCGCGAGAACACCTACTGGCCCGAACTCTGCCTGATCCAGATCGGCAACCAAGAGGAAGCCGCGGCGGTCGATCCGCTCGCGCCCGGCATCGACCTCGCCCCGCTGTGGGAGCTGATGTGCAACAATGAGGACGTGCTCAAGGTCTTCCACGCCGGTGGGCAGGACGTCGAGATCGTCTACAACTTCACGGGCAAGACCCCGCACCCGATCTTCGACACCCAGATCGCGATGATGGCGATCAGCCAGTCCGAACAGATCGGCTATGCCAATCTGGTCGAAACCTGGCTGGGGCTGACGATCGACAAGGGCGCGCGCTTCACCGACTGGAGCCGCCGTCCGCTGACCGATCGGCAGATCGAATATGCCATCGGTGACGTGACCCATCTCGCCGACATCTTCCCGCGCATCCTCAAGAAGTTGGTGAAGACCGGACGCGGCGCGTGGCTCGATGCCGAGATGGAAAAGCTCGCCGACCCGGAAAACTACGCCAACAACGCCGATGTCGCCTGGCGCCGTATCCGCTCACCCGGGCGCAATCCGGCGGTGCTCGGCCGGCTCAAGTCCCTCGCCGCCTGGCGTGAGGCCGAAGCGCAGCACAAGAATATCCCGCGCGGCCGCATCGTCCGCGACGAGACGCTGGCCGATATCGCCAGCCACCCGCCCAAGAAGCAGGCCGATCTCGCCAAGGTCCGCGGCCTCAGCCAGGCCTGGCGCGACAACGACATCGGCAAGCGGCTGATGAAGGCCATCGAGAAGGCCGAGCCGCTGCCGAAGGAGGAAATGCCCGAGAAGACCGGCCATGGCGCGCCGCTGGGCAAGGAAGGCGCGTTGGTGGCGGATCTGCTCAAGCTGCTGCTCAAGATTCGCGCCCGCGAAATCGACATCGCCGCCCGCCTGCTGACCCGCGCCGACGAAATGGAAGCCCTCGCCGCCGGCGTACGCGACCTGCCGATCCTGCAAGGCTGGCGCTACGAAATCTTCGGCAAGGACGCGCTGGAACTGGTCGAAGGCAAGCTTGCCTTCGCGGTCAAGAACGGCAAGCTGACGATGACGCATGTCGATGACATGGCAGGCGTGCTGGGGGAAGCGGCGGAGTAG
- a CDS encoding PepSY domain-containing protein: MAFLSQLHRWTGGVVGILLAVIGLTGTVLLWEDSWILLEGAGSTASVDPQSLARAVSVATEQGSELSRITFAGDEIGLHQAIYSDGSGAYIAQDGRVIERWASLWERPELWLFELHHYLLLGEAGKVVTGILGILLLAFCLTGIVLWWRTRKTFRFRVWPARYTQSAIVRHHRDLGVVASPLLILAAATGTMMVFPAISDLVLAPLATSDTDPGLPSGLQKVDGSTDWSIIMSNAAGIFPGAEPRRLTMPAEPGAPVTLRYRQEFEWTPNGRSYVWLDPANGKVVAVKDPAVGDTASAVVEKFYPIHAAKVGGLLWRLAMTFAGVALTMLGLLASWSFWRARVRPRQVIPRAAS, from the coding sequence ATGGCTTTTCTTTCCCAGCTGCACCGCTGGACGGGAGGCGTGGTCGGCATCCTGCTGGCTGTCATCGGTCTAACCGGTACCGTCCTGTTATGGGAAGACAGCTGGATACTGCTCGAAGGCGCGGGCAGCACCGCATCCGTCGATCCACAGTCGCTTGCCCGAGCGGTCTCTGTAGCCACCGAACAGGGAAGCGAGCTCTCGCGCATCACTTTCGCGGGGGACGAGATTGGTCTGCACCAGGCGATCTACAGCGATGGTAGCGGCGCCTATATTGCGCAGGACGGACGAGTGATCGAACGATGGGCGAGCCTGTGGGAAAGGCCCGAGTTGTGGTTGTTCGAGCTGCATCATTATCTCCTGCTGGGTGAAGCCGGAAAGGTGGTGACGGGGATACTCGGCATATTGCTGCTGGCTTTCTGCCTGACGGGAATTGTCCTTTGGTGGCGGACCCGCAAAACCTTTCGGTTTCGCGTCTGGCCCGCGCGCTATACCCAGAGCGCGATCGTACGACACCATCGCGATCTCGGTGTCGTTGCTTCCCCGCTGTTGATCCTTGCTGCTGCGACGGGGACCATGATGGTCTTTCCGGCGATTTCGGACCTTGTTCTGGCTCCGCTCGCAACGAGCGATACCGACCCTGGCCTCCCTTCGGGCCTGCAGAAAGTCGATGGCTCCACTGATTGGTCAATCATCATGAGCAACGCCGCCGGGATATTTCCCGGTGCCGAGCCCCGGCGTCTCACCATGCCTGCAGAACCCGGCGCTCCTGTAACCTTACGCTACCGTCAGGAATTCGAATGGACCCCCAACGGTCGCAGCTATGTCTGGCTTGATCCTGCCAATGGAAAAGTGGTGGCGGTAAAGGATCCGGCTGTGGGAGACACCGCTTCCGCAGTCGTGGAGAAGTTCTATCCGATCCATGCCGCGAAAGTCGGGGGGCTGCTTTGGCGCCTCGCGATGACTTTTGCAGGCGTGGCTCTAACTATGCTGGGCTTGCTTGCCAGCTGGAGTTTCTGGCGGGCCAGGGTTCGACCCCGCCAAGTAATTCCGCGCGCAGCCAGCTGA